The following nucleotide sequence is from Bacteroidales bacterium.
TCGATTCCAACTCTTGTTTCTAGGAAAAAAATTTTTTTCCGCTCTAATGGGAATCTGAGATTATATGCTAAACCAAACGAACTCCCAACCAAATCTTTCTCGCCAGCTTTGATATATTGTAGGCTTAAGCCTTTGAAAATATTATTACCTTGGTTAAGCATGGACGACCTTTTCACTATGTAATTCATTGAAAAACGAAATGAGTGATCTTTTAAGTAATACCACATATCTGCATGATGTGGAACAACAAAACCATATCCCCCATCCACTTCAACATATTTTTGTGGAGTCAATGATAAGCAATAAAATATTAAAACACCTAAATTTACTATGTGTTTCATTGATGCCAAATTACTAAAGATTTTAAAAATATTCATTTTCGTAAATTCACATTAATATCTTCAAAAAAAATTATATATTTGTCAAAACAATCAACATGCGTATTACTGCAATAATAGTTTTCTTCTTAGTTCCATTCGTTTTCCTTGTCTCAGCTATTGATAAAATATCTGTTCATGGTTTTTACAATGGAGAAAACATCATCATCGTAAATCCATATAGCAACCAACGTTTTGCCATTGAAAAAATTGAAATTAACTCAAAAGTATGGCAGGGTGATCTTGCCTCAAGTGCTATAGAAATTGAATTACAAAATATGAATTTTCGTTTAGGAGAATTTCTGACCATTACCATATATTATCACGACGATTTTCCGCAACCTTATGTTTTCAATTCAGATGCTCTTCGTGAATTAAAATATTTTGAATTTAAGGAAATTACAATCGACAAAAAAACTGAAAAATTTTCATGGAAAGTGAATATTACTCATTCTAAAGGAAAATTTTTAATTGAACAATACTGGGGGACTCAATGGTTAAAAATAGGCGAAGTCAAAGTAGAAGATAGCATTTCTTATAATTCATATTCTTTTGTCTTTAATTCCAACAGTGGAAAAAATTTATTCCGCATTACTTACTTAAGCCCTTTAAACTCCATTTCCATTTCTCCTCATATCAAATACACTTCTAAAAAGCAACCCGTTAGCATTATTAAAAACACAGGCAATGAAATTTCTTTTTCAACAACGTCTCGTTTTATGGTCTACAACACCAGAGCACAAATGGTAAAGGATGGTACTGCTGAAAAAGTTGATATGTCTGATCTCCCCTCTGGTAGATATTTCTTACTATACGACGGCAATCTTACAGAATTCAGAAAAAAATAAGTAGTTCATAGCCTATATGAATATTAGAAATATTCTTTGGAGGGTAAAGCATTTTACGTTTTTTTTTTACTTCCTTCTCCAAGTGGAAAAAATTATAAATGGTTAAATGATTTGTATTTTTTTTTAAAAAATAAGTGCAAAAAAACGTCGGTTCCTAAAAATATTTATCGGTTTTGGAAATGTAATAACACTAAAATTTCATTTCAAGACCCAGGCTCATATGGTAAAATAGTTAGAAGCAAGGTTAAAGAAATTTTCAGAAGAACATCTAAATCCTCAAAACAAGCATGTAAATTAGCCCATATAGCACGATTCATTCAAGCAAAAGAAATTCTCGAACTGGGAACAGGTTTTGGAACTACTTCTCTTGTTCTTAAGCTTGTAAATCCTCATAGCAAAGTCATTACTGTAGAAGGTGTGAAAGAAATTGCCAATATGGCTAAAGAAACTTTCAGTATGATCGGAGTTGAAATAGAACTATTACCCATGAATTTTACAGATGCTTTAAGAAAATTTGAGGATGAAAAACGTGTTTTTAATTTCATATTTCTTGATGGTCATCATGAACCTTGCTCGTCGGAAATGTACATTAACCATCTTTTACCACACATGTCGAGCAAATCTATTTTGATCATTGATGATATTTTCTATAATAAAGCCATGAATTCATGGTGGATGTCTTTCTTTCCTGATGCTTTCTCAATCAAAATTACCACATGGGATGCTGGGATACTCATTAAAAACCCAGACTTTAAAAAAAAGGAATATTTTACATGGAAAATTTTATTGTAGCTGCAACCTTTTAACAACATTTACAGTATAAATAAAAAAAGTTGGAAGTTATAAAAAACATATTATTTTTGTAGTAAATTCAGGGAAAATGGGAAAATATATATTATTCGCAGGCATGATGATGTTGATGTTTACTGCTTATGGACAAGATCCTCATTTCTCTCAATACTATGCTAATCCTTTGTATTTAAATCCTGCACTTGCTGGGGCTCCTATCTGTCCTCGGCTTGTGATGAATTTCCGAAATCAATGGCCTTCCATTAGTGGACAATATGTAACTTACAATGCAAGTTTTGATATGCATATTGATGCTATTTCTGGTGGTGTAGGGGTTTTGGTTAATGTAGACAGAGCAGGGGAAGGCGCTTTAAGTACTACTATGGCAAGTGGAATTTATTCATATAGGTTAAATCTTAATGATAAATTTTCCCTAAAAACTGGAATACAGGCAACTTTCTTGCAAAAATCACTGGATTGGACAAAACTCACTTTTCCCGATCAGATTGATCCAAGGCATGGTTTTGTTTATAATACCAACGAAACTTATCCTGAAGAATTGACAAAGACCATTGCAGATTTTTCTGCAGGCATGGTACTTTATAGTGATAGATTTTATTTCGGGTTTGCTTCACATCACCTTACAACTCCCAACGAAGGTTTTATCAGTGTATCCGAGATGCCTATTAAGTGGACATTACATACAGGAGCTATCATCAGCATTGAAGGAACACCAGCCCGCAAAAGAACGATCGAAGAAACATCCATCTCACCCAACTTGCTTTTCATGAAGCAAGGAAAATTTGAGCAATTAAATTATGGATTCTATTTCAACAAATATCCATTTGTTGCTGGTTTGTGGTTCAGACATAATTTTGACAATCCTGACGCCGTTATTTTACTAATAGGCTTTCTTAACCCCAGTTTTCGAGTCGGCTATAGTTATGATCTAACCGTATCTAAATTAACTAATGCAACAGGTGGTGCTCATGAATTTTCATTAACACTACAATTTCCTTGTCCTCCCAAAATTAAACGAATTCGTGCAATACAATGTCCATCATTTTAATGAAATTTTAAAAAACATCATATGACAAGAAAAGTTTTTCAATTAGGGCAATTGCTAGTTTTGATGGCAACAGTTTTTTTGCTATCCGGATGCTATAAGGAACGTTCCCGAACAACTGCTTGGTTTTATAATACTTCCAAATGGGGTGGTTTTGAAGTAGTTCCCTATGAAGAACAAGAAACCGGACCTGGCTTGGTTCTTATTGAAGGTGGAACTTTTGTAATGGGACGTACCGAACAGGATGTAGTTTTTCAATGGAATAACGTTCCAAGAAGGGTAACCGTATCCTCTTTTTACATGGATATGGCTGAAATAGCTAACGTGGATTATCGCGAATATATATACTGGCTATCTAGAGTTTTTGGCACAGATTATCCTCAGGTAGTTAAAGAAGCATTACCCGACACTCTCGTATGGCGTTCAAGGCTGGCTTACAATGAGCCTTATGTCGAATATTACTTCAGACATCCGGCCTATCAATATTACCCTGTTGTAGGCGTAAGTTGGACAAAAGCCACGCGCTATGCAGAATGGAGAACAGACCGTGTCAACGAGTATATTCTAATCCGTGAAGGTATTCTAAAAGTCGACCCAAACCAAACAGGTGAAGAAAACTTTAATACCGATGCATATCTTGCAGGTCAGTATGAAGGAATGGTAAAAAATGATCTTTATGATTTAAATCCCAGTGGAAGTGGAACTCGTAAAGTTCGTATGGAAGATGGTATTTTACTACCCAAATATCGCCTTCCTACTGAAGCTGAGTGGGAATTTGCTGCACTTGGTTTGATTGGCAATACTATTTTCGAACGTGTTATTGAAAGAAGAATTTATCCATGGAACGGGCATATACTGCGAACCGATTACCAAAAAAACATGGGTGATTTTGTAGTTAACTTCAAGCGGGGTAGAGGCGATAATATGGGTGTTGCAGGATATCTTAATGATGCAGCAGACATTACTGCTCCTGTTTATTCATACTGGCCCAATGATTATGGTTTGTACAACATGGGTGGAAATGTGTCTGAATGGGTTATGGATGTTTATCGCCCTCTTTCATTTGAAGATGTTGATGATTTCAGGCCTTTCCGTGGTAATCAGTTTATGACTAAAGTAACCGACGAAGAAGGTGCTATAGCAGAAAAAGATTCTTTGGGCCGTATTCGTTGGCGCCCTGTCACTCCTGAAGAATCTGCTGGGCGCAGAAATTATAGGTATTCTGACAATAGAGATTATTTAGATGGTGATTTTGTTTCCTCCATCTACTTTGACAATGAAGAAATGGCTGCAGAAGAAAATAAAAACCGCCTTATGTACGAATACGGAAGAACTTCTATGATTAACAATAATGCTCGTGTTTACAAAGGTGGTTCATGGAAAGATAGAGCTTATTGGGTCAGTCCTGGAACTCGTCGCTTCCTCGACCAAGACCTTGCAACCGATTATATTGGATTTAGATGTGCAATGACACGAGTAGGTAGTCCCGTTGGTCTTGGAAGAGGAACTGGAGGTAGACGTTAAAAAATTATGTAATAAATTCTTAATTTTAATCCCGCTCATATGCGGGATTTTTTAATTTTAGGACCATGAAGAATTTATATGAAGCTTTTCTCAAAAGTAAAGGTATTCAAACCGACACCAGAAGGCTCAAAAAGGGTGAAATTTTTATTGCTCTCAAAGGACAAAATTTTGACGCTAACACCTTAGTAGATGAAGCTTTACAAAAAGGTGCTGTTAAAGTGATTACATCCAATCCCACATTTTCTCATCATCCTGACTGTTTTTTTGTAAAAGATACTCTTGCTACTCTCCAGGATCTGGCAAATTATCACAGAAAGCAATTTAACCTCCCAATCATAGGAATTACTGGTACCAATGGCAAAACAACAACCAAAGAACTCATAGCTCACGTGCTTAGCCAAAAATACAAGTGTCTCTATACAACCTCAAACTTGAACAATCATATTGGTGTACCTCTCACATTATTACAACTCTCAAACATACATGAAATAGCTGTTATAGAAATGGGAGCAAATCATCCAGGTGATATAGCACAACTTTGTGAAATTGCCGAACCCACCTACGGTATTATTACAAACATCGGTAAAGCTCATCTGGAAGGATTTCTGACTTATGAGAATATTATTAAAACTAAGAATGAACTTTATCAATACATTAAAAATACCGATGGTACAGTTTTCGTCAATCAAGATGATGAGCTCCTCGTTTCTATTTCCACATCAATTAGTAAAAAAATTTATTACTCCATCTCAACTTTTCAAGTTCATATTCATGATAGATTTCCCCTAGTCTTTACATGGTCCTTCGAAAACAAATCGTATTTCTTAAAATCTAATTTCTTCGGAGAATATAATCTTCCCAACTTTCTTGCAGCTATCTGTGTGGGACTATATTTCAATATACCACCAGATACGATTAATAAAGCCTTGTCCGACTACGTTCCTCAAAACATGCGATCTCAAATAATCAAAACTTCTAACAATACTGTTATTTTAGACGCATACAATGCTAATCCTACATCGTTGCACAAGGTTTTAACTGAATTTCTGAATCAAGAAACACCCCTGCAAAGAGGACTCATTTTAGGTGAAATGCTCGAACTTGGAGAATACACAGCTGACGAACATGCTAAAATACTTAATTTTCTTGCACATCACGTGAAACAACATCAAAATATTCAACTTGTTATATTAGTTGGTAATAGCTTTTATCAATTCAAAGACGCATTTCCTTCGTTTATTTTTTTCCCAACTGCGGGAGAAGCTCATACATATTTAGAACAAAATCCTCCTTACCAATATCTTTTATTAATTAAGGGAAGTCGAGGAAATAAACTGGAAAATCTCATTCCTTTATTATGAAAAAATATATGGTCTTAGGTGTGATGTCTGGATCTTCTATGGATGGAATAGATATGGCTTTATGTGAGTTTGAATTAAAAAAAAATCAATGGACGTATAAAATAATCCATACCCAAACCACTCCCTATTCATGTAGCGAAATGGAACTACTTAAAAGCATGCATCACCTTCCTTCTGATAGATTCATAGAAGCAGATAGGCAAATAAGCAAAATTTACGCTGAAAAAATTATCGATTTTTTATCCACATACCGAACCACGCCCCAACTAATTGGTTTCCATGGTCATACTGTCTTTCATAACCCTTTTCGTGGTTACACTTATCAAGCAGGTCACGGTGGTATTATTGCTTCTTTAACTAGAATACCCGTTGTCAGTGATTTCCGTTCTCAAGATGTTGCTTTGGGAGGAGAGGGAGCACCTTTGGTTCCCCTAGGAGACGAAATTTTTTTTTCTGAATACGATGCTGTATTAAATCTTGGAGGAATTGCTAATGTTTCTTTCAAAGAAGGAGGTGTTCGCAAAGGTTTTGATATAGTGCCTGTTAACCAGGTCTTTAATTATTTGGCTAATTATAAAGGTCTCCCTTACGATTTCGATGGCAAATTGGCGCAAAGCGGTATCCTTATTCCTGAACTACTTATAGACATCTTAAAAATTAACAAGTTAAAGAACGAATCTTTGGGAAGGGAATTTGTCGAATCATTCTGGATTCCTTTATTAACAAAATATACAAATATTGCCCCTATAGAAAATATTTTACGAACAGTTGCAGAGGCAATAGCCGAAATTTTGAGCCAGAAGTTAAAAAATTTTAGAAATATTTTAGTTACTGGTGGTGGAGCATATAATTTATTTTTGATTAAACTCATTCAAGAAAAAATACCTAAAACACAGATTTTCATACCAAACGAACAAATCATTCAATTCAAGGAAGCGCTAATTTTTGCTTTTCTCGCCTTACTTAGATTCCTTAATAAGGAGAATACCTTAACTTCTGTAACAGGTGCAAATCGACCGTGCATAGCAGGTGCTCTTTGGATGCCATAAAAAAAGCCGCTTTCTAAGCGGCTTTTTCGCATTAATTGCAGTTTTTTTAATATTCCCACAAATCTTGTTCAAAATCGAAAATTTTGGCTTCAATTTCTTCACTCTTCAAGAGTGCATCTAACCCTGTCCAGGTTGGTGAAATATAGCGATCATAGACATTAGACGCTTTTATCACATAGCTACTGAAGAAACGTTTAAGAAAAAAGTCATCGTAACTCATACGCTGACCGTCATTAAATCGATTATACACTTCATATTTAGCAAGTATAGTACGTGCTTCCGGAAAATAAATCCAAAAATCCACTCTCGTTCCTTTCAAATTACCTTCTGCATCGTATTCTTCTCGTACAGGGCAAATTCCAAGAATTCGAACATCAAGTACGGACCGTTGCTTATCGAAAAACCAATCTTCTTTTATTCTAAACTGAATAACTGAAGCAGGATCATATTTCACTTCTATAACCGTATCAGGAAGAGGTTCATTAGTAATTGGGTGAGTACGACCTTTAATGGTATCCCATCGAACAAGTTTTTTCTTTAACTCAGCAGGAGATAGAGGGATCGTAAATTCGTCATTATCAGCACTATAGGCAGTTATTGTTCCTTCCTCCAAACCTTTAAGTAAAACCGAAATAAGGTTTATTCGATTATTGGTGGGTTTAGTTGGATAATAAAGAGGTTGATTAATTTTTTCACGCATATCAATTACCCTCCACACTCTTTCTGCCCAGAAAACATCAGCCTTTCTTAGCCATGGTAGGTTTACAGGTTTTCTATCTGGTGTATATTCTTTGTCCCATACTCTATCTGGTGGTATTTGGGCAACTAATATTTGCCCCACCAGGATCAATAAAAAAAATTGGGTGTATTTCATAACTTTTTCATTAATTCGTAATTCGTATTATAACTGAACCTAAATTTTTAGTTCCATCAGGACCTTTAGCAGTTATGTTGTCAAACCAAAAACGTTCACCCTTCTTAGCATTCTGTATTTTAGTTTTCATGTCAGATGTCATTTGATATCCTACTCCCTGAATATCAATCAGGTCTCCAGCTGGATTTTTGTAAGTAAAAGTATACGAAATCACATCATAACGTATATCAAAATCAAAATTTTCCATGACAGCAGTTACATAAGGAGAGGCCAATACTTCTGCTTTTGAATAATTTCCACCTGGCTTGCCAGCAATATAAGGTTTTGGAGTGGGTAATTTTTTAACTCTAAATTTTGCAACACCCATTTGCCTCACGGTTCCACTTCCTAATTCGGCAGAAACAGTGATTACAGATTCAGTTCCGCCTGAAACTCGTACGATATACTTGCCACTTCCCTGAGATATCATGCTTCCGTTAGAAATACTTACTCTTACCTTTTCATTCGGTACACCGGGAACTGACACTGAAACCGGATTATCAACTCCAATGTAAAAAACATTCATCTTTTCTGGAGATACTGTAGCAGATGGAGCAGCCACAAAATAAGAGGATCGGAAAGGATATTTCATCACTTGTCCATTCTTGCTGATGATCTCGATAATTCCGCCGTATTTTCTTTCTCCCAAACCCGCAGCTTGCACTTCATATATCCCATAACCATCTTTACCTTCAATTACTTGCTGATCACCAATTACTTGTAAGTTTACAGTATCAACATCAGACCCAATAATTATCTTTGGTTGTTGTCTCGAATCATATGCAGCAACAAAAATTTCTGCACGATATTTTTCACCCTGTAATACATAATTACTTTGGGCTATAACTTTTGCTCCAACCTTATCAAATGAAAATCCTTCAAGATCCACAGAAGCATAAAGCATCCCAACTACATCTGCTTCTGCATTACGCACCTCGAGAATCAATTTGTTGAGCAACACCACATTAGCAGCTAAAATAGTATGGTAAAAATTGGTAATTTGCCAACTGGCCGTTCTATCACCTTCTACAGTTGGAAATTCTTTTTCAACATTTAGTCCTAGGCTTACCCGATCCTTATACTTCCCCAAGAGTTCTTCCATCTTTTTCTTGAAGTTTATAATTGCAGTTTTTAGTTGAAAAACTTTACAATTACCTTCTCCTTTTACTTCATCACAACCTTTGAAAAAATAATGCGTTGGTGTATCATAATTATCCTTACTAGAGATTTCAGCTAAAAAAGGTTTATTACTTTTTAACATCTCTTCTTCCATTTTCTTCACCTCCTCCGGGGTCAGTCCTTCACATTCAGCAACCACTTCATATTTCATAGTCTCTATAAGTGCTACCAGTTTGTCAGCCTCTTGTTTCACTATTTTTGCCTTTTCATAAGCATCCCTCACTTTATCTGGCATTATAGCCATAGCTTGTTCAAAAGTTTTGTAGTTGGACTCTACCTTACCTTTGAAAATTCGATTAGTTTCCATGATGCTATCGTTCACTATGACAAACGCATTAAGTATATCTTTGGATACATTTAAGGCTAATAAAGCAGTTAAAACCAGATACATCATGGCTATCATTTTCTGGCGTGGCGTTTCAGGACAGTTTTTTGCTCCCATTGTTTTCTAACCTTTAATTTATGAACGATTAATATTCATGGCTGCCAGCATGTTACCATACACCGTATTAAGAGCTGCTAAGTTCCTTGTTAGCAAATTAGCTTGTTCTTTGTATGCATTAATTGCTCCCATTGTTTCTTCAATACTTTTTGTAAAAGCATCTACATTTTGAGAGAGAACTTTTGCCTTTTCAACCTGCTGTTGCACTTGCTGATTGTGAGACTCATAAATTGTATTTAAGGCCGAAAGATTTCTTATTACTTTGTCTAATTGTTCAGCAAATGCTGATGGATTTAGCTTAGAAAAATCAACAGCTTCTGTTGCCTTGGATAATACTTCAGCACTCACTTGATATTTCTGAGATAACAGTTGAGCAGATTGAGAAGCAGATTTTATGCTGCTGAGTAATTCATCGTTCGCAGAAATATCATGCTGAAAAGCTTTTGACAGATTGTTAAAAGACTGACCTGCAAGATTTAAATTCTCGACAGTCTTTTCAGCTGATTCATTGAGCTTCTCGCCAAGTTGAGAAGTTTTCTGAAAAGAAGCAGCAGTTTGCTGATAAACATTGGCCAAAGAACTCACACTTTCGCTTGCTTTGTTTAGATTTGCAACATAGTTATCAGTTGCAGAAACAGCACTAGCGATGCTAGATAATTTATTTGCATTATCACTAAGATTTCTCATACCATCAGCCAGTGATTGAACAAGCTCTGGTCCTATTTTTGCATCCTCCAACATTTTATCAAGTTTCTCAGAAATACTTTCCCCAGTTGCCTTTTTGGGCTGAGGCTTCCATCCTTCTTTTTCAGCTTCTTCTGGATGATAAAGTCCCCACAATTCTGGGTATACTAGACTCCAGTCAGGTTCAACATGTAA
It contains:
- a CDS encoding class I SAM-dependent methyltransferase encodes the protein MEGKAFYVFFLLPSPSGKNYKWLNDLYFFLKNKCKKTSVPKNIYRFWKCNNTKISFQDPGSYGKIVRSKVKEIFRRTSKSSKQACKLAHIARFIQAKEILELGTGFGTTSLVLKLVNPHSKVITVEGVKEIANMAKETFSMIGVEIELLPMNFTDALRKFEDEKRVFNFIFLDGHHEPCSSEMYINHLLPHMSSKSILIIDDIFYNKAMNSWWMSFFPDAFSIKITTWDAGILIKNPDFKKKEYFTWKILL
- a CDS encoding type IX secretion system membrane protein PorP/SprF, giving the protein MGKYILFAGMMMLMFTAYGQDPHFSQYYANPLYLNPALAGAPICPRLVMNFRNQWPSISGQYVTYNASFDMHIDAISGGVGVLVNVDRAGEGALSTTMASGIYSYRLNLNDKFSLKTGIQATFLQKSLDWTKLTFPDQIDPRHGFVYNTNETYPEELTKTIADFSAGMVLYSDRFYFGFASHHLTTPNEGFISVSEMPIKWTLHTGAIISIEGTPARKRTIEETSISPNLLFMKQGKFEQLNYGFYFNKYPFVAGLWFRHNFDNPDAVILLIGFLNPSFRVGYSYDLTVSKLTNATGGAHEFSLTLQFPCPPKIKRIRAIQCPSF
- a CDS encoding SUMF1/EgtB/PvdO family nonheme iron enzyme; the protein is MTRKVFQLGQLLVLMATVFLLSGCYKERSRTTAWFYNTSKWGGFEVVPYEEQETGPGLVLIEGGTFVMGRTEQDVVFQWNNVPRRVTVSSFYMDMAEIANVDYREYIYWLSRVFGTDYPQVVKEALPDTLVWRSRLAYNEPYVEYYFRHPAYQYYPVVGVSWTKATRYAEWRTDRVNEYILIREGILKVDPNQTGEENFNTDAYLAGQYEGMVKNDLYDLNPSGSGTRKVRMEDGILLPKYRLPTEAEWEFAALGLIGNTIFERVIERRIYPWNGHILRTDYQKNMGDFVVNFKRGRGDNMGVAGYLNDAADITAPVYSYWPNDYGLYNMGGNVSEWVMDVYRPLSFEDVDDFRPFRGNQFMTKVTDEEGAIAEKDSLGRIRWRPVTPEESAGRRNYRYSDNRDYLDGDFVSSIYFDNEEMAAEENKNRLMYEYGRTSMINNNARVYKGGSWKDRAYWVSPGTRRFLDQDLATDYIGFRCAMTRVGSPVGLGRGTGGRR
- a CDS encoding UDP-N-acetylmuramoyl-tripeptide--D-alanyl-D-alanine ligase encodes the protein MKNLYEAFLKSKGIQTDTRRLKKGEIFIALKGQNFDANTLVDEALQKGAVKVITSNPTFSHHPDCFFVKDTLATLQDLANYHRKQFNLPIIGITGTNGKTTTKELIAHVLSQKYKCLYTTSNLNNHIGVPLTLLQLSNIHEIAVIEMGANHPGDIAQLCEIAEPTYGIITNIGKAHLEGFLTYENIIKTKNELYQYIKNTDGTVFVNQDDELLVSISTSISKKIYYSISTFQVHIHDRFPLVFTWSFENKSYFLKSNFFGEYNLPNFLAAICVGLYFNIPPDTINKALSDYVPQNMRSQIIKTSNNTVILDAYNANPTSLHKVLTEFLNQETPLQRGLILGEMLELGEYTADEHAKILNFLAHHVKQHQNIQLVILVGNSFYQFKDAFPSFIFFPTAGEAHTYLEQNPPYQYLLLIKGSRGNKLENLIPLL
- a CDS encoding anhydro-N-acetylmuramic acid kinase; the protein is MKKYMVLGVMSGSSMDGIDMALCEFELKKNQWTYKIIHTQTTPYSCSEMELLKSMHHLPSDRFIEADRQISKIYAEKIIDFLSTYRTTPQLIGFHGHTVFHNPFRGYTYQAGHGGIIASLTRIPVVSDFRSQDVALGGEGAPLVPLGDEIFFSEYDAVLNLGGIANVSFKEGGVRKGFDIVPVNQVFNYLANYKGLPYDFDGKLAQSGILIPELLIDILKINKLKNESLGREFVESFWIPLLTKYTNIAPIENILRTVAEAIAEILSQKLKNFRNILVTGGGAYNLFLIKLIQEKIPKTQIFIPNEQIIQFKEALIFAFLALLRFLNKENTLTSVTGANRPCIAGALWMP
- the gldN gene encoding gliding motility protein GldN, yielding MKYTQFFLLILVGQILVAQIPPDRVWDKEYTPDRKPVNLPWLRKADVFWAERVWRVIDMREKINQPLYYPTKPTNNRINLISVLLKGLEEGTITAYSADNDEFTIPLSPAELKKKLVRWDTIKGRTHPITNEPLPDTVIEVKYDPASVIQFRIKEDWFFDKQRSVLDVRILGICPVREEYDAEGNLKGTRVDFWIYFPEARTILAKYEVYNRFNDGQRMSYDDFFLKRFFSSYVIKASNVYDRYISPTWTGLDALLKSEEIEAKIFDFEQDLWEY
- the gldL gene encoding gliding motility protein GldL, whose translation is MSKFTRIFESRGFKRTMAYVYGWGASAVILGALFKIMHWPGAGTMLTIGMTTEAIIFFLSAFEPLHVEPDWSLVYPELWGLYHPEEAEKEGWKPQPKKATGESISEKLDKMLEDAKIGPELVQSLADGMRNLSDNANKLSSIASAVSATDNYVANLNKASESVSSLANVYQQTAASFQKTSQLGEKLNESAEKTVENLNLAGQSFNNLSKAFQHDISANDELLSSIKSASQSAQLLSQKYQVSAEVLSKATEAVDFSKLNPSAFAEQLDKVIRNLSALNTIYESHNQQVQQQVEKAKVLSQNVDAFTKSIEETMGAINAYKEQANLLTRNLAALNTVYGNMLAAMNINRS